In a genomic window of Epinephelus fuscoguttatus linkage group LG23, E.fuscoguttatus.final_Chr_v1:
- the LOC125883665 gene encoding butyrophilin subfamily 2 member A1-like translates to MTHMKDRLLLKPQLSDFGALILYQAVVFLLLTHSSGGQSQVIGTSQAVVAMVGADTILPCHLETAVDATDLTVEWARLDLDPRFVHLRRDSTEMVQQENQLFTGRTSLSTNKLKCGDVSLKLSNVRLSDAGTYRCLVPDSGTESEVVLTVGSVSSPGVEISKVSNGVLLVCKSAGWYPEPEVLWLDGEGNLVSAGPPETVRGPDDLYTVSSRVTVEKRHGNSFTCRVQQRNINHTTETTLHLPVSLFMFETSTAARIIICLVVSIVPVVAVVIVVMKWGRNKKETTDHNTEYLMVGEGDRETPMTGRETIIYLDNTKAKLDEELQKTEEELKHVKQMVEKLTKQKTDLKNQTQGLNSLLQEDKAQMVECEKKLREKTKIDKETKMQKRLKTQMAVERRKKEHDELSLNTQKLLETTEQMIIEMSERKGKLERDKEQIMKHLEVTERRREEVQKKLQSEGEEEMIDTAPSDPS, encoded by the exons ATGACTCACATGAAGGACAGACTCCTCCTGAAACCTCAGCTCAGTGACTTTGGTGCACTGATCTTGTATCAAGCTGTGGTCTTCCTTCTGCTAACACACTCCAGTGGAG GTCAGTCTCAGGTGATCGGCACGTCTCAGGCAGTGGTGGCAATGGTTGGTGCCGACACCATTCTGCCATGTCACCTGGAAACTGCCGTGGATGCTACCGACCTGACTGTGGAGTGGGCGAGACTTGACCTGGACCCAAGATTTGTCCATTTGAGGCGAGACAGTACGGAGATGGTGCAGCAGGAGAATCAACTGTTCACGGGGAGGACATCACTGTCCACCAACAAACTGAAGTGTGGAGACGTTTCACTGAAACTGTCCAATGTAAGACTTTCTGATGCCGGGACATACAGATGCCTCGTTCCCGATTCTGGTACAGAATCTGAGGTCGTGCTCACTGTTG GCTCTGTCTCCTCACCTGGTGTAGAGATTTCCAAAGTCAGCAACGGAGTGTTGTTGGTGTGTAAGTCTGCAGGCTGGTATCCAGAGCCTGAGGTGTTGTGGCTGGACGGTGAGGGAAACCTCGTCTCTGCTGGACCTCcagagacagtcagaggtcCTGATGACCTCTATACTGtcagcagcagagtgactgtggAGAAGAGACACGGCAACAGCTTCACCTGTAGAGTCCAGCAGAGGAACATCAACCACACCACAGAGACAACTCTTCatcttccag TTTCTCTCTTCATGTTTGAGACCAGCACTGCTGCTCGTATCATCATCTGCTTGGTTGTGTCCATCGTGCCTGTTGTTGCAGTCGTCATTGTTGTGATGAAATGGGGACGAAACAAAAAAG AAACCACAGACCACAACACAGAATATCTGATGGTgggagaaggagacagagagacgccCATGACAGGAAGGGAGACTATCATCTATCTGGACAACACAAAGGCTAAACTTGATGAGGAGTTACAGAAGACTGAGGAAGAACTGAAACATGTAAAACAGATGGTTGAAAAACTGACGAAGCAGAAGACTGATCTGAAGAACCAGACACAAGGACTCAACTCACTGCTGCAGGAGGACAAGGCGCAGATGGTGGAGTGTGAGAAGAAGCTGAGGGAGAAAACCAAAAttgacaaagaaacaaaaatgcagAAGCGTCTAAAGACCCAAATGGCTGTGGAGcggagaaagaaagaacatgATGAACTGTCACTGAACACACAGAAACTACTGGAGACAACAGAGCAGATGATTATTGAAATGTCAGAGAGGAAGGGAAAACTAGAGCGAGATAAAGAGCAAATAATGAAACACCTGGAggtgacagagagaaggagagaagaggttCAGAAGAAACTTCAgtcagagggagaagaggaaatGATAGATACAGCACCCAGTGATCCATCATGA
- the LOC125883670 gene encoding butyrophilin subfamily 3 member A2-like has protein sequence MFHLKDGQSPNPRLCTLSVLVFHHTVVLLLLCLRLESELQLIGPRQPIVAVVGDDIILPCHLEPAMDVASTAVDWSRPDLTPRFVHVWRSGHELLGDQHPSYRGRTSVFTDRLKHGDISLKLSRVQLSDGGTYRCFIPLLHRHSTVKLVFGSVSSPGVEISKVSSGVLLVCKSTGRYVEPEVLWLDGEGDLVSAGPPETVRGPDDLYTVSSRVTVEKRHGNSFTCRVQQRNINHTTETTVHLPVSLFMFEPSTAARIIICLVVSIVPVVAVVVVVMKWGRNKKETTDHNTEYLMVGEGDKETPMTGRETIIYLDNTKAKLDEELQKTEEELKHVKQMAEKLTKQKTDLKNQTQGLNSLLQEDKAQMVECEKKLREKTKADKEVKIQKRLKTQMAVERRKKEHDELSLNTQKLLETTEQMIIEMSERKGKLERDKEQIMKHLEVTERRREEVQKKLQSEGEEEMIDAAPSDPS, from the exons ATGTTTCACCTGAAGGATGGACAATCCCCAAACCCTCGACTCTGTACCCTGAGTGTTTTAGTTTTCCACCACACtgttgtcctgctgctgctgtgtttaagGTTAGAAA GTGAGCTTCAGTTAATTGGCCCACGTCAGCCAATTGTAGCAGTAGTtggagatgacatcattttgccGTGTCACCTGGAACCTGCCATGGATGTTGCTTCCACAGCTGTGGATTGGTCGAGACCAGACCTGACACCCAGATTTGTTCATGTGTGGCGCTCTGGTCACGAACTTCTGGGTGATCAGCATCCATCATACAGAGGAAGAACGTCAGTGTTCACTGACAGACTGAAGCACGGAGACATTTCACTGAAACTCTCCAGAGTGCAGCTCTCAGACGGGGGCACGTACAGGTGCTTCATTCCCCTGTTGCATAGGCACTCCACTGTGAAGCTCGTCTTTG GCTCTGTCTCCTCACCTGGTGTAGAGATTTCCAAAGTCAGCAGTGGAGTGTTGTTGGTGTGTAAATCTACAGGCAGGTATGTAGAGCCTGAGGTGTTGTGGCTGGACGGTGAGGGAGACCTCGTCTCTGCTGGACCTCcagagacagtcagaggtcCTGATGACCTCTATACTGtcagcagcagagtgactgtggAGAAGAGACACGGCAACAGCTTCACCTGTAGAGTCCAGCAGAGGAACATCAACCACACCACAGAGACAACTGTTCatcttccag TTTCTCTCTTCATGTTCGAGCCCAGCACTGCTGCTCGTATCATCATCTGCTTGGTTGTGTCCATCGTGCCTGTTGTTGCAGTTGTCGTTGTTGTGATGAAATGGGGACGAAACAAAAAAG AAACCACAGACCACAACACAGAATATCTGATGGTGGGAGAAGGAGACAAAGAGACGCCCATGACAGGAAGGGAGACTATCATCTATCTGGACAACACAAAGGCTAAACTTGATGAGGAGTTACAGAAGACTGAGGAAGAACTGAAACATGTAAAACAGATGGCTGAAAAACTGACGAAGCAGAAGACTGATCTGAAGAACCAGACACAAGGACTCAACTCACTGCTGCAGGAGGACAAGGCGCAGATGGTGGAGTGTGAGAAGAAGCTGAGGGAGAAAACCAAAGCTGACAAAGAAGTAAAAATACAGAAGCGTCTAAAGACCCAAATGGCTGTGGAGcggagaaagaaagaacatgATGAACTGTCACTGAACACACAGAAACTACTGGAGACAACAGAGCAGATGATTATTGAAATGTCAGAGAGGAAGGGAAAACTAGAGCGAGATAAAGAGCAAATAATGAAACACCTGGAggtgacagagagaaggagagaagaggttCAGAAGAAACTTCAgtcagagggagaagaggaaatGATAGATGCAGCACCCAGTGATCCATCATGA
- the LOC125884289 gene encoding low affinity immunoglobulin gamma Fc region receptor II-b-like gives MLLFAQFHLNSAQDALIVPTKLQVFEYSSISINCQGSNSTTGWTVMRKIKGKVGECVSTWLTTPATSCAIKPVYSTDSGEYWCEAGEERSNAVNITITGGSVILESPVLPVTEGDTVTLRCRSKMTSSALIADFYKDDLLIGTSSTGEMIVHSVSTSDEGLYRCSISEFGESPQSWLAVRAVPRETPPPSDDSCHAYLILRTTFTIVMVALLLLLVGLLHCGKLRVTQIVTVSHSQAETTATVNKTGESVMEDTEGGVSL, from the exons ATGCTGCTTTTTGCCCAGTTTCACCTAAATTCAGCTCAGGACG CTCTGATCGTTCCCACCAAACTGCAGGTCTTTGAATACAGCTCCATCTCCATCAACTGTCAGGGCTCAAACTCCACCACTGGGTGGACCGTCATGAGGAAGATAAAGGGAAAGGTCGGTGAGTGTGTGAGCACCTGGCTGACGACACCAGCGACCAGCTGTGCCATCAAACCTGTGTACTCAACAGACAGCGGAGAATACTGGTGTGAGgctggagaggagagaagcAACGCCGTCAACATCACCATCACCG GCGGCTCAGTGATCCTGGAGAGTCCTGTCCTCCCTGTGACGGAGGGCGACACTGTGACTCTGCGCTGCAGAAGCAAAATGACCTCGTCTGCCCTCATCGCTGATTTCTATAAAGACGACCTCCTGATCGGCACCAGCTCCACCGGAGAGATGATCGTCCACAGTGTCTCTACATCTGATGAAGGACTTTACAGATGCAGCATCTCTGAGTTTGGAGAGTCGCCGCAGAGCTGGCTGGCCGTCAGAG CAGTTCCCAGGGAGACTCCGCCCCCCTCAGACGACTCGTGCCACGCTTACCTCATCTTAAGGACCACTTTCACCATTGTAATGgtggctctgctgctgctgctggtgggaCTGCTCCACTGCGGGAAACTCAGAGTCACACAAATTGTCACTGTGTCACACTCACAGGCAGAGACGACTGCCACCGTGAACAAGACAGGCGAGTCAGTGATGGAGGACACTGAGGGCGGAGTTAGTCTATAA